The following proteins are co-located in the Hemiscyllium ocellatum isolate sHemOce1 chromosome 27 unlocalized genomic scaffold, sHemOce1.pat.X.cur. SUPER_27_unloc_4, whole genome shotgun sequence genome:
- the LOC132808236 gene encoding probable G-protein coupled receptor 139: protein MHAPVIAPSFLVSYSILSAIGAPANLLAIIILSRGRCNLSPCITFYLVAIAVTDFFFIITAVILNRISRIYFRESVLSTTPVCTLSVVLVYATRDCSIWLTVAFTIDRFVAICCQKLKTRYCTEKTASLVIGIVCALCCVKNIPCYFIYEPLYILDGVSWFCNIKSNYYVWPAWQAYDWLFQIYTPSLPFFVILMLNVLTIRQIMVANRARRRLRVTEKQQDPEMAHRKRSIILLFAISLSFLLLWAPLVGHFIYVRLKTQSYFGGLDFSDPQYIFQETTNTLQLFSSCNNVFIYAISQNLFRKELMSLFMYPFATVTNFFKRRVE from the exons ATGCACGCACCAGTCATTGCCCCCTCCTTCCTTGTTTCCTACTCAATTCTCTCTGCTATTGGCGCCCCTG CCAATTTGTTGGCAATCATAATTCTATCTCGAGGACGGTGCAATCTCTCCCCATGCATCACCTTCTACCTGGTGGCTATCGCagtgactgatttttttttcatcatcACCGCAGTCATCCTCAATCGAATCAGCCGCATCTATTTTCGGGAAAGTGTCTTGTCGACCACTCCTGTGTGCACTCTCAGCGTCGTACTGGTCTATGCCACGCGGGATTGTTCGATCTGGCTAACAGTCGCCTTTACCATCGACCGTTTCGTGGCCATCTGCTGCCAGAAGTTGAAGACCAGATACTGTACGGAGAAAACTGCGTCTCTGGTCATTGGAATTGTCTGTGCGCTGTGCTGCGTCAAGAACATTCCATGCTACTTTATCTACGAACCATTATACATCTTAGATGGGGTATCGTGGTTTTGTAACATCAAATCCAACTACTACGTCTGGCCAGCTTGGCAGGCTTATGATTGGCTCTTTCAGATTTATACCCCTTCTCTCCCCTTTTTCGTTATTCTGATGCTGAACGTCCTGACCATAAGACAGATCATGGTGGCCAACAGAGCCCGGAGGAGGCTCCGGGTTACAGAGAAACAACAAGACCCGGAGATGGCCCACCGGAAGAGATCCATCATCCTACTGTTCGCCATCTCTCTCAGCTTCCTCCTCCTGTGGGCCCCTCTTGTCGGACATTTCATCTACGTGCGACTTAAAACACAGAGCTACTTCGGTGGGTTAGATTTCAGTGACCCACAGTATATCTTCCAAGAGACGACCAACACACTTCAGTTATTCAGTTCCTGCAACAATGTCTTCATTTATGCAATATCTCAGAATTTGTTTCGAAAGGAGTTAATGAGCTTGTTTATGTACCCCTTCGCTACCGTCACCAATTTCTTTAAACGCAGAGTGGAATAA